The Cyclopterus lumpus isolate fCycLum1 chromosome 6, fCycLum1.pri, whole genome shotgun sequence genome contains a region encoding:
- the si:ch211-284k5.2 gene encoding uncharacterized protein CFAP97D2 yields the protein MHRSYQPLKPVTNRYLQQRWDHQEYENHRRKVSSTLPVVDIKGMRTPAHVQLKLKKLQLQDERLSIIDRDNRLLASKLTDIVCSKGLVDHWNQYHLRSLNADKRREELLLVDRQNEAIYQRITCRQSEHRRQLWLEDWERTRRRRDDISRYPRGLAEKQARSSRKVKFAVLEGSERSESFSSTERTGRDS from the exons ATGCACAGATCCTACCAGCCGTTAAAACCCGTCACCAACCGCTACCTGCAGCAGAGATGGGACCACCAGGAATACGAGAACCACCGCAGGAAG gtgagcTCCACCCTGCCAGTAGTGGACATCAAGGGCATGAGGACGCCAGCTCATGTCCAGCTCAAACTCAAGAAACTGCAG CTGCAGGACGAGCGTCTGTCCATCATCGACAGGGACAACCGGCTCCTGGCCTCCAAACTGACCGACATAGTTTGCTCTAAAGGCCTGGTGGACCATTGGAACCAGTACCACCTGAGGAG TCTGAATGCCgacaagaggagggaggagcttcTGCTGGTGGACCGTCAGAACGAGGCCATCTACCAGCGAATCACGTGTCGCCAGTCGGAGCACCGCCGCCAGCTGTGGCtggaggactgggagaggacgCGGCGCCGGAGAGACGACATTTCCCGATACCCCCGAGGGCTCGCAGAGAAACAGGCG aggtCAAGCAGGAAGGTCAAGTTTGCCGTCCTGGAGGGCAGCGAGCGCTCGGAGAGCTTCAGCAGCACCGAGCGGACGGGCAGAGACTCCTGA
- the itga11b gene encoding integrin alpha-11, with amino-acid sequence MDYHRLPLLLWTCCFLPDLQLGFNFDTKNFKMFSGSKENQFGYTVQQHEAGGRQWLLVGAPFESTGKQQTGDVFRCPLDIRNSANCSKLNLGKLSVDNVSERKDQMRLGMTLTSNPRDGSFVTCGPLWSHECGSSLYSTGVCSRVSRSFRLSHSIAPALQRCETLMDIVIVVDGSNSIYPWYEVQDFLITILQKFYIGPGQTQVGVVQYGSTVVHEFGLGDYQTVEEVVEAARGIDQRGGEETRTALGINVARSEAFRRGGRPGAQKVMIVITDGESHDSPQLVQAVADSERENVTMYAIAVLGYYNRRGINPEAFLKEIKFIASDPDEKHFFNVSDESALKDIVDALGERIFSLEGTSSQGRGFGLQMAQAGFSSHLVKDGVLLGAVGAYDWNGAVLKETKHGKVVPPKSSYQDEFPEELKNHAAYLGYSVGSLTSSRGSQLYVAGAPRFNHTGKVIVFSLKNTGNLTILQALLGEQIGSYFGSELLSMDIDDDGRTDVLVVAAPMFYSQGWERGKVYVYSVTPQTSFILQVALEVSDCSQNSRLGSALAQIPDMNGDGFRELVMGAPLEDDHQGAVYVFYGQDKTIQHQYRQRLSAAGFSVGLQYFGQSLHGVLDVNGDGLVDLAVGALGAAVIIWSRGVVRIQATLVFEPEKVNVFHKDCRRGGKEVTCMSVNVCLSLDARTKTRTKTRTKTRTKTRTDVAVWFNLVLDERRFPPRAVLDESDRQQQSLFLQVGGQSCRRLGFSIQETTDYGRPIAVFLETGLRSPDEGPVLDPDWPSVLRAELPFWNGCEQEVTCVPDLVLSGHTDLMDVQQFCSSQAAWSLCSHRVAPQGSERVVEASRRRMVVFARLGNQGENAYGAAIHISTSSNLLFSSLIVKDQSDIQIECFSEDRLANQRSCNISAPFMKSLSQVSFRVEFEFSRSVFLDHVRVFMAAGSDGEEGYPDDNINDIFLPLKYQTDLLFTRDPNPPRFEIRSADSSSSSSSSSSSSSSSSSSSRDHPDSSSLAFNLTYYIQNLGIFPVQDVLFRADIWAVTRRGHQLVSITDYSIQQVTGSHCMLPQPRTANQVTAEDLSHLTQLNLSNSASVAVQCRLNLPTSEELKVTLGGRLLLPALLAVSFRSLELLSAASIQLEASSSMFLQEDRPVREMVLEFRKNQDYVVPVWIILGSSLGGLLLLALLVLALWKLGFFNRRRGREEEQPVANGKAAEKL; translated from the exons ATGGATTATCATcgtcttcctctgctgctgtggACCTGCTGCTTCCTGCCAG ATCTTCAGCTCGGCTTCAACTTTGACACCAAGAACTTCAAGATGTTCTCCGGTTCTAAAGAAAACCAGTTTGGATACACAGTCCAGCAGCATGAGGCGGGAGGACGCCAGTG gttgCTGGTTGGAGCTCCCTTTGAATCCACGGGGAAGCAGCAGACtggtgatgtgttcaggtgCCCGCTGGACATCAGGAACTCTGCAAACTGCAGCAAGCTGAACCTGG GTAAACTCTCTGTGGACAACGTGTCGGAGAGGAAGGACCAGATGAGGCTGGGCATGACGCTGACCTCCAACCCACGAGACGGCAGCTTTGTG ACCTGCGGCCCGCTCTGGTCCCATGAGTGTGGGAGCTCCCTCTACAGCACCGGAGTCTGTTCCAGGGTCAGCCGGAGCTTCAGACTGTCCCACAGCATCGCACCCGCCCTGCAGA GATGTGAGACGCTGATGGACATCGTGATCGTGGTGGACGGTTCTAACTCCATCTATCCGTGGTACGAGGTCCAGGACTTCCTCATCACCATCCTGCAGAAGTTCTACATCGGCCCGGGTCAGACGCAG GTGGGTGTGGTTCAGTACGGATCCACGGTGGTCCATGAGTTCGGTCTTGGTGATTACCAgacggtggaggaggtggtggaggccGCCAGGGGCATCGACCAGCGGGGCggcgaggagacgaggacggCGCTGGGCATCAACGTGGCGCG GTCGGAGGCATTCAGGCGTGGCGGTCGACCCGGCGCTCAGAAGGTGATGATTGTGATCACGGACGGAGAATCTCACGATAGTCCGCAGCTGGTGCAGGCCGTCGCCGACAGCGAGCGAGAGAACGTCACCATGTATGCCATCGCT GTTCTGGGTTATTACAACCGCCGAGGAATCAACCCCGAAGCCTTTCTGAAGGAAATCAAGTTCATCGCTAGCGACCCGGATGAGAAGCACTTCTTCAATGTGTCGGACGAGTCGGCGTTGAAGGACATCGTGGACGCGCTGGGAGAGAGGATCTTCTCTCTGGAAG gaacCAGCAGTCAGGGCCGAGGGTTCGGCCTGCAGATGGCTCAGGCGGGTTTCTCCTCACATTTAGTCAAA GACGGCGTTCTGCTCGGGGCGGTCGGCGCCTACGACTGGAACGGCGCCGTGCTCAAAGAGACCAAACACGGCAAAGTGGTTCCACCCAAATCCTCCTATCAGGACGAGTTCCCAGAGGAGCTGAAGAACCACGCAGCTTATCTGG GCTACTCGGTGGGTTCCCTCACTTCATCTCGCGGCTCTCAGCTCTACGTGGCCGGAGCGCCGAGGTTCAACCACACCGGGAAGGTGATCGTCTTCAGCCTGAAGAACACCGGGAACCTGACCATCCTGCAGGCGCTGCTGGGGGAGCAG ATTGGCTCATATTTCGGCAGTGAGTTGCTATCGATGGACATAGACGACGATGGACGAACGGACGTCCTGGTGGTGGCAGCGCCCATGTTCTACAGTCAAGgctgggagagagggaaggtcTACGTCTACTCGGTTACTCCACAG ACATCGTTCATCCTGCAGGTGGCGCTGGAGGTTTCTGACTGCTCTCAGAACTCCCGGCTGGGTTCGGCATTGGCCCAGATACCCGACATGAACGGGGACGGGTTCAGAGAGCTGGTTATGGGGGCGCCGctggaggacgaccaccagggggcggtcTACGTCTTTTATGGCCAGGACAAAACCATCCAACACCAgtacagacag CGTCTGTCTGCAGCCGGGTTTTCTGTGGGCCTGCAGTATTTCGGTCAAAGTCTTCACGGGGTTCTGGATGTTAATGGAGACGGACTTGTCGACCTCGctgtgggagcactgggagctgCTGTCATCATCTG GTCTCGTGGCGTGGTGCGGATTCAGGCCACGCTGGTCTTTGAACCAGAGAAGGTCAACGTCTTTCACAAAGACTGTCGTCGAGGTGGGAAGGAGGTCACGTGCATGTCCGTTAACGTCTGTCTGAGTCTGGATGCCAGGACGAAGACCAGGACAAAGACCAGGACGAAGACCAGGACGAAGACCAGGACGGACGTTG cGGTTTGGTTCAATCTGGTGCTGGACGAGAGGCGTTTTCCTCCTCGAGCTGTTCTGGACGAATCGGACCGCCAGCAGCAGAGTCTGTTTCTGCAGGTCGGAGGTCAGAGCTGCCGACGCCTCGGCTTCTCCATCCAG GAGACGACTGATTACGGGCGTCCAATTGCGGTTTTCCTGGAGACGGGCCTGAGGAGTCCAGACGAGGGGCCGGTGTTGGACCCCGACTGGCCGAGTGTGCTGAGGGCCGAG CTTCCCTTCTGGAACGGCTGTGAGCAGGAAGTCACCTGCGTTCCCGACCTCGTTCTCTCCGGTCACACCGACCTCATGGATGTTCA GCAGTTCTGCAGCTCGCAGGCCGCCTGGTCGCTCTGCAGCCACCGGGTGGCGCCGCAGGGCTCGGAGCGCGTGGTGGAGGCCAGTAGGAGGAGGATGGTGGTGTTTGCTCGGCTGGGGAATCAGGGAGAGAACGCTTATGGAGCCGCCATCCatatctccacctcctccaacctcctcttctccagccTCATAGTCAAG GACCAATCAGACATTCAGATTGAGTGCTTTTCTGAGGACAGACTGGCCAATCAAAGGAGCTGTAACATCAGCGCTCCATTCATGAAGTCCTTGTCTCAG GTTTCCTTCCGCGTGGAGTTCGAGTTCAGCCGTTCCGTCTTCTTGGATCACGTCCGGGTCTTCATGGCCGCCGGCAG cgaCGGAGAGGAGGGATACCCAGACGACAACATCAATGACATCTTCCTCCCTCTGAAGTACCAAACTGACCTCCTCTTCACCAG AGACCCGAACCCTCCTCGTTTTGAGATCAGATCTGCagacagctcctcctcctcctcctcctcctcctcctcctcctcctcctcctcctcctcctccagagaccATCCAGACAGCAGCTCTCTTGCCTTCAACCTCACGTATTAT ATCCAGAACCTGGGCATCTTCCCGGTGCAGGACGTCCTGTTCAGGGCTGACATCTGGGCGGTGACCCGGCGGGGCCACCAGCTGGTCAGCATCACAGACTACAGCATCCAGCAG GTCACTGGGTCTCACTGCATGCTGCCTCAGCCCAGAACAGCCAATCAGGTGACAGCTGAGGACCTGTCTCACCTGACTCAGCTG AACCTCAGCAACAGTGCCAGCGTGGCGGTCCAGTGCCGACTGAACCTGCCGACCTCTGAAGAGCTGAAGGTGACGCTGGGAGGACGACTGCTGCTCCCCGCCCTGCTCGCT gTGAGCTTCAGGTCCTTGGAGCTCCTGAGTGCTGCCTCCATCCAGCTGGAGGCCTCCAGCTCTATGTTCCTCCAGGAGGACCGACCTGTCAGAGAG ATGGTTCTGGAGTTCAGGAAGAACCAGGACTACGTCGTCCCCGTCTGGATCATACTGGGAAGCTCACTGGgaggcctgctgctgctggccttACTGGTGCTGGCCCTATGGAAg CTCGGCTTCTTCAACCGCCGGAGGGggcgggaggaggagcagccggTAGCCAATGGGAAGGCAGCAGAGAAGCTGTGA